In Methanosarcina siciliae T4/M, one genomic interval encodes:
- a CDS encoding TIGR00295 family protein, whose product MITRTQAIRLLEEAGCAPNVIKHCKEVASLAVEISVKAKAAGNDVNLELVEAGALLHDVGRCRTHGISHAVEGFRLAQSKGVEPEVVEIIKRHIGAGVSKEEAKELGLPEDDYFPRSLEEKIVAHADNLIKGTKRITINERLELMSKKNIPEYTVQRVKKLAEEVERISR is encoded by the coding sequence TTGATTACCCGGACCCAGGCAATAAGATTGCTTGAAGAAGCGGGCTGTGCCCCTAATGTGATTAAACACTGTAAGGAAGTTGCCTCCCTGGCAGTTGAGATATCAGTAAAGGCGAAAGCAGCCGGAAATGATGTTAATCTGGAGCTTGTAGAGGCAGGGGCTCTGTTACATGATGTGGGAAGATGCCGGACTCATGGGATTTCCCATGCAGTTGAAGGGTTCAGGCTGGCTCAAAGCAAAGGAGTCGAACCGGAAGTTGTCGAGATAATAAAGCGGCATATAGGAGCCGGAGTTTCAAAAGAAGAGGCAAAGGAACTGGGACTTCCCGAAGATGACTATTTCCCCCGGAGCCTGGAGGAAAAAATCGTTGCACATGCCGATAATCTTATAAAAGGGACGAAGAGGATAACGATAAATGAAAGATTGGAACTCATGAGTAAAAAAAATATACCTGAATATACAGTTCAGAGAGTAAAAAAACTCGCTGAAGAAGTAGAAAGAATTTCCCGCTAA
- a CDS encoding 60S ribosomal export protein NMD3, which yields MNSITCPKCGKECDKLFDSVCRDCFFETFKLIELPLVLHVRICSSCGAYFHRSRWEDIGNIEEVVLKAVENALFIHNEAGDVELYLEPREVTPYMYRVRAEVDAIVREEPVHAEAETEVRVQRIACDMCSRESGGYFEAIIQIRATGRFPTEEEKKCCSAIAREAMKSMKKKGDRLAFISECQEQKEGVDLYMGSMNASRQVCRAIISELGGSFSESPTLVGMKDGKNLYRITFAMRLPEFRPGDVIKFRGRIIQIRSSGKKVNGISLEDGSRFISTPEEIKGAEKIANIRDMVYTVLVSIEENAILVLDPETYETVAIKKPMSFSAEAGDEIPVLKTEYGIFALANFELLREK from the coding sequence ATGAATTCCATTACATGCCCGAAATGCGGCAAAGAATGCGACAAACTTTTTGATTCCGTTTGCAGGGACTGTTTCTTTGAAACCTTCAAACTAATCGAACTGCCTCTTGTACTTCACGTAAGGATCTGTTCCAGCTGCGGAGCATATTTCCACAGGAGCCGCTGGGAAGATATAGGCAATATAGAAGAAGTGGTGCTGAAAGCCGTAGAAAACGCCCTTTTTATCCACAATGAAGCCGGAGATGTGGAACTCTACCTTGAACCACGGGAGGTTACGCCTTACATGTACAGGGTGAGAGCCGAAGTAGATGCAATCGTAAGAGAAGAGCCGGTTCATGCCGAAGCTGAGACAGAAGTAAGGGTTCAGCGGATAGCCTGCGATATGTGCAGCCGCGAGTCCGGAGGATACTTTGAAGCAATCATCCAGATCAGGGCAACGGGCAGGTTCCCTACGGAAGAAGAAAAGAAGTGCTGCTCTGCCATTGCCAGAGAAGCTATGAAGAGCATGAAGAAAAAAGGGGACCGACTGGCATTTATAAGTGAATGTCAGGAGCAGAAAGAAGGTGTCGACCTTTATATGGGTTCCATGAATGCCAGCCGACAGGTCTGCCGGGCAATCATCTCCGAACTTGGAGGTAGTTTCTCCGAATCTCCAACCCTGGTCGGCATGAAAGACGGAAAAAACCTCTATAGGATTACTTTTGCCATGCGCCTTCCGGAGTTCAGACCAGGAGACGTGATAAAGTTCAGAGGTAGGATTATCCAGATAAGAAGCTCAGGAAAAAAGGTCAACGGTATCAGCCTTGAAGATGGTTCCAGGTTTATCTCAACCCCGGAAGAAATCAAAGGCGCAGAAAAAATTGCAAATATAAGGGATATGGTTTATACGGTTCTGGTTTCAATCGAAGAAAATGCAATTCTTGTGCTTGACCCTGAGACCTATGAAACCGTTGCAATAAAAAAGCCGATGTCCTTCAGTGCAGAAGCAGGAGACGAGATCCCTGTCCTGAAAACGGAATATGGAATCTTTGCCCTGGCAAACTTCGAACTTCTGCGGGAAAAATGA
- a CDS encoding ATP-grasp domain-containing protein, giving the protein MQNILAIGFDTRNIVCSASRAGYTVCSIDAFRDLDLQKCAYASAFLECRTSSELRQLDPRWIIAKMNAFELDFDAIVPGSGMEMLDPGSFPCPVLASSPDAVKEASNKLHLEKKLEALGMPIPQCYSPEELNAIEYPVILKPSSGGGGIFNRVARNRKELLAAFEELEKLDPGLATEELVIQEFLEGIPSSVSLLSTKSQALAVAVNEQLIGIPWLSRLPFAYCGNVTPFRTEYAEEMEALAEELVLEFGLLGSNGVDFLITEKGPVVLEINPRFQGSLDTVEMATGINLFEAHIGCFRGELPEKPEAKFFAARGVLYSDRELFIDRKLMDVILREKSADIPSMGTVTEPDWPLTSLFACASTRDESVRSLERGAERIKTFIVNRTKEERKPLNPARQA; this is encoded by the coding sequence ATGCAGAACATCCTTGCAATTGGGTTTGATACGCGAAATATTGTCTGCTCTGCAAGCAGGGCAGGCTACACTGTCTGCTCAATAGATGCTTTTCGGGACCTTGACCTGCAGAAATGTGCATACGCATCAGCGTTCCTTGAGTGCAGGACCTCAAGCGAACTCCGTCAGCTGGATCCACGCTGGATAATAGCTAAAATGAACGCCTTCGAGCTTGACTTTGATGCCATTGTTCCGGGCTCGGGAATGGAGATGCTGGACCCGGGCAGTTTTCCCTGCCCCGTACTCGCCAGCAGTCCCGATGCGGTAAAGGAAGCCTCAAACAAACTGCACCTTGAAAAAAAGCTCGAAGCTCTCGGAATGCCTATACCTCAATGTTATTCCCCGGAAGAACTGAATGCCATCGAATATCCCGTGATTCTCAAACCTTCCTCGGGAGGAGGAGGGATCTTTAACAGAGTTGCAAGGAACAGGAAGGAATTGCTGGCAGCTTTCGAAGAACTGGAAAAGCTGGACCCGGGGCTTGCAACAGAGGAGCTTGTAATACAGGAGTTTCTGGAAGGAATTCCTTCAAGCGTTTCTTTGCTTTCCACAAAGAGTCAGGCTCTGGCAGTTGCTGTGAATGAACAATTGATAGGGATACCCTGGCTCTCGAGGCTGCCTTTTGCCTACTGTGGAAACGTAACTCCTTTCAGGACCGAATACGCAGAGGAAATGGAAGCCCTTGCTGAAGAACTGGTGCTCGAATTCGGGCTCCTGGGCTCAAACGGAGTGGATTTCCTGATCACGGAAAAGGGACCTGTAGTGCTGGAAATAAACCCGAGGTTTCAGGGCAGCCTAGATACCGTAGAAATGGCGACGGGAATTAACCTTTTTGAAGCCCACATCGGCTGCTTTAGAGGCGAACTTCCGGAAAAACCTGAAGCAAAATTTTTTGCTGCAAGAGGAGTTCTTTACTCGGATCGAGAGCTTTTTATAGACAGAAAACTCATGGACGTCATTCTCAGGGAAAAAAGCGCTGATATTCCTTCTATGGGAACTGTTACTGAGCCCGACTGGCCCCTTACTTCCCTGTTTGCATGTGCCTCCACAAGAGACGAGTCAGTCAGGTCTCTTGAAAGAGGGGCAGAGAGAATAAAGACTTTTATTGTAAATCGAACAAAAGAGGAGAGAAAGCCCCTGAACCCTGCCCGACAAGCATGA
- a CDS encoding dolichyl-phosphate beta-glucosyltransferase: MTRVSLVLPAYNEVARIEKTVKQTAETLRNITSSFEIIIAEDGSSDGTDRVAEKLALEHNWISHLHSNSRQGRGRALNRAFKSASGDVLCYIDVDLATDMNHLKELIESISVEGYDFATGSRMMPQSNVKRPLKRGIASKGFNFLVHTVLNSKLYDHQCGFKAFKKAPLFELIDVVEDEHWFWDTELMVLAQARGFKVKEFPVVWRHGGTTKVNLKKDILEMGSQIFRLWWSLKRQPKEKAVKSCEGCFEQNRV, from the coding sequence ATTACAAGGGTTTCGCTGGTATTGCCTGCTTATAATGAGGTAGCAAGAATAGAAAAAACAGTAAAACAAACTGCGGAAACTCTCAGAAATATTACTTCTTCTTTTGAGATAATCATAGCGGAAGACGGGAGCAGTGACGGGACAGATAGAGTCGCAGAGAAACTCGCTCTGGAGCATAACTGGATAAGTCACCTTCACTCGAATTCTCGCCAGGGAAGAGGCAGAGCCCTGAACAGAGCTTTTAAGTCTGCATCAGGCGACGTCCTTTGTTATATTGACGTGGATCTTGCAACCGATATGAACCACCTGAAAGAGCTGATAGAATCAATATCAGTAGAAGGATATGACTTTGCGACAGGCTCAAGGATGATGCCTCAAAGCAATGTCAAAAGACCCCTAAAAAGAGGAATAGCTAGCAAGGGATTTAATTTTCTGGTGCACACTGTGTTGAACTCAAAGTTATACGACCATCAATGCGGGTTTAAGGCCTTTAAAAAAGCTCCGTTGTTTGAACTGATTGATGTTGTAGAGGATGAACACTGGTTCTGGGATACCGAGCTTATGGTGCTTGCACAGGCCCGGGGATTTAAGGTAAAAGAATTCCCGGTAGTCTGGAGACATGGAGGCACAACTAAAGTAAATCTTAAAAAAGATATTTTAGAGATGGGGTCTCAAATTTTTCGATTATGGTGGAGTTTGAAAAGACAGCCAAAGGAAAAAGCAGTAAAATCCTGTGAGGGGTGCTTTGAACAAAACAGAGTCTAA
- the psmB gene encoding archaeal proteasome endopeptidase complex subunit beta → MDNDKYLKGTTTVGVVCTDGIVLASEQRATMGHFIASKTAKKVYQIDDLVGMTIAGSVGDAQQLVRLVNVESQLYKMRRNESMTIKGIATLMSNFLNANRYYPMMVQLLIGGVDKNGPAVYSLDAMGGSIEETRISATGSGSPMAYGVLEDQYREDMAVKEGLDLAIRAIHTATKRDAASGENIDVVVITKEAFKRLDPEEVKSRRALFN, encoded by the coding sequence ATGGATAATGACAAATATCTAAAGGGCACAACTACCGTAGGAGTAGTTTGTACCGACGGAATTGTGCTCGCAAGTGAACAGCGAGCCACAATGGGGCATTTCATCGCAAGCAAAACTGCAAAGAAAGTTTACCAGATAGATGACCTGGTAGGGATGACCATTGCCGGTTCGGTAGGGGACGCCCAGCAGCTTGTGCGATTGGTAAATGTAGAGTCACAGCTCTACAAAATGCGCAGGAACGAATCCATGACAATCAAAGGGATTGCCACTTTGATGTCTAACTTCTTGAATGCTAACCGCTACTATCCTATGATGGTCCAGCTCCTTATCGGAGGGGTTGACAAGAACGGACCTGCAGTATACTCCCTTGACGCAATGGGAGGAAGTATCGAAGAGACTAGGATCTCGGCAACGGGTTCGGGATCTCCCATGGCTTACGGCGTACTGGAGGACCAGTACAGAGAGGATATGGCTGTAAAAGAAGGTCTCGATCTTGCAATCAGAGCGATCCACACTGCAACGAAAAGAGATGCAGCTTCCGGAGAAAATATCGATGTAGTCGTAATTACAAAGGAGGCGTTCAAAAGGCTGGACCCCGAAGAAGTAAAATCCAGAAGGGCTTTATTTAACTAA
- the tfe gene encoding transcription factor E, protein MVDLNDKVIRGYLMSLVGEEGLKMIEEMPEGEVTDEEIAAKTGVLLNTVRRTLFILYENKFAIVVRERDSNSGWLTYLWHLDFSDIEHQLMREKKKLLRNLKTRLEFEENNVFYVCPQGCVRLLFDEATETEFLCPMCGEDLVYYDNSQFIGALKKRVEALSSA, encoded by the coding sequence TTGGTAGATTTGAATGACAAGGTAATTAGAGGATATCTCATGAGCCTCGTAGGGGAAGAAGGGCTTAAAATGATAGAAGAGATGCCCGAAGGCGAAGTCACGGATGAAGAAATTGCGGCAAAGACCGGAGTTCTGCTGAATACCGTGCGAAGAACCCTCTTCATACTTTACGAAAACAAATTTGCAATCGTTGTAAGGGAAAGAGATTCAAACAGCGGATGGCTGACTTATCTCTGGCATCTGGACTTTTCCGACATAGAGCACCAGCTCATGAGGGAAAAGAAAAAGCTGCTCAGGAACCTGAAAACCCGTCTTGAATTTGAGGAAAATAACGTTTTTTATGTCTGTCCGCAGGGCTGTGTTCGCCTTCTTTTTGACGAAGCAACCGAAACGGAATTTCTCTGTCCCATGTGCGGTGAAGACCTGGTCTATTACGATAATTCCCAGTTTATAGGCGCCCTGAAGAAGCGTGTGGAAGCCCTGAGTTCCGCGTAA